In the Oceanibaculum nanhaiense genome, ATCGCGGGGAAACCGGGCGGGCCGCTGTCGGACCTCAGCTTCGCGGCGAAGGATCTGTTCGATGTGGCGGGCCATCCGACCGGCGGCGGCAATCATGACTGGGCGAAGTATTATCGTATCCCCACGTCGCATGCCTGGACCGTTCAGGCGCTGCTCGATGCCGGTGCCACGCTGATCGGCAAGACCATCACCGACGAAATCTCGCTCGGTATCTTCGGCGAAAGCGCCTATGACGGCACGCCGCTGAACAGTGCCGCCCCGGACCGGGTGCCGGGCGGTTCCTCCTCCGGTTCCGCCGCCGCCGTGGCGGCCGGGCTGTGCGACACCGCGCTGGGCACCGATACCGGCGGCTCGGTGCGCGTGCCCTCCAGCTTCTGCGGGCTATACGGCATCCGTCCGACGCATGGCCGCGTCAGTGTCGAAGGTCTGATGCCGCAGGCACCGAGTTCCGACACGGCCGGCTGGTTCGCCCGCGATGCCGCGGTTTTCGCGCGGGTGTCGGCGGTCATGCTGCAGGAGGCGATACCAGAGGCGTTGCCTACGAAACTGCTGATCGCGACCGACGCCTTCGGTTTCGCCGATGCCGGAGTTGCAGAGGCGCTGCACCCGATGGTGGAACGGCTGGCCGCACTGCTCGGCAATTCCGATGAGGTGCTGATGGCGCCACCGGGCCTGTCGGTCTGGGGCCGGGCGCAGCGCGTGCTGCAGCCCTATGAGGCGTGGCAGACCTTCCAACCCTGGCTGGACGCCGTGAATCCGCGCCTCGCCTTTACCGTGGCGCGCGGGCTGATCGCCGGATCGCAGGTGACGCAGGAGGAGCGCAGCTGGGCCAGTCTGATGCGGCAGGAGGTGCGCGGCAGGCTGCGCCATCTGCTGCCGGCGGGCACCATCCTGTGCCTGCCGACGACGCCGTTCCCGGCACCCTTGCGCGGGCGGAGCGTCTCGGAACAGCAGGCCGACCGCGACCGCATCCTGTGCCTGTGCGGGCATGGCGGGCTGGCCGGCATGCCGCAGGTGAATTTGCCGGGATCGACGGTGGGCGGGCTGCCCATTGGCCTCTCGATCCTGGGTGGCACCGGCACCGACGCGACCCTGGTTGCAGTGGCAAAAGCGATGGAGAACAATCAATGACTGACATGACCCCGAATATCCCCGAGGTGCTGGCCGAGGTAACGGCCCTGTTCGAACGCTACGAGAAGGCGCTGGCGGAGAAGGATGTCGATGTGCTGGACGACACGTTCTGGAACAGCCCGCTGACCATCCGCTATGCCATGCACGAGAATGGCTACGGTTTCGACGAAATCCACAGTCACCGGGTGCGCCGGCCGAAGGGGCCGGGCATCAAGGAGAAGCGGCTGCGCCTGGAGATCATGACGCTGGGCCGCGACTTCGCCACCACCAACCTGGAATTCAAGATCCGCGACAAGGATCTGATCGGTCGCCAGAGTCAGACCTGGGTGCGCTTTCCCGATGTCGGCTGGAAGGTCGTCGCCGCCCATGTCTCCACCATGGACAAGGCGCCGCTCTGGTAGCCGCCTGGCCAGTCTGGGGTTAGCGCAGCGCCTGAAGCCAGTTCTGCGTCCTTGCCATGTCCGGATCGCGGCCCTCCGCCGCGGTCCGGCAGATCTTCGCCACCTCGCGGTTCTTGAAGGCGCACTCGATGGCCAGCTCCTGCGCGCGTGCCTTCTCACCCTTGCGAAGGTGGTGATGGATCAGCGGCGGGTAGAGTGCGGCCGGGCGCTGGAATTCCTCCCAGGCGTTGGCCAGAACCCGTGCGGCGCTATCCATTGAGCCGGCCTTGCGGTTCAGCTGTTCCAGATCCTTATAGACCGACAGCGGGACGTACGGATCGTTCAGCGCCAGTTCCAGATTCTGCATGGCGCGGTCCCGGTGTCCCTGTTCCAACCGCACCTTGTAGAAGGCATAGCGGGTCCATGCGTGGTTGTTGTACGGGCCGCTGACGGCGCTTCGTGCGGCTTTTTCGGCGGCGGACAGATCGCCCTTTTCGGCCAGGTCCAGCGCCGTGCTGGCATCCCTGTAAGCCTCGGCGAATTCCATGAATTCCTTCGACTTGCGGACCTGTTCGAGCGGTAGGGAGGTCATCGCCGGCGGAATCTCGTCGGCATATTCCCTGTCGAAATAATCCCTGATGGATTCGAGCCTGTCCGTGGCGCTGCGATGGTCGGCGGAGGCGCGGTCGAGCGCGGTGCTGAACTCCAGCGTCGCCGCCTGCAGCACATTGCCCAGCGCGCCGCCGATATTGCCCTGGCTGGTTTGCAGCTGGATTTCCTCCTCCAGCGCCTTCCTGACTTCCTGATAAGGGTCGGGCTTGCTGGCTTCGACGAGTTCCGCTTCCTCCATCTTCTGCATCAGCGCGAACATGCCGTCATAATTGTAGCCAGCGGCGATCAGCAGATCGAGCCCCAGCAGGTCGGCCTCATCCTCATGTTCGCGTGTCCAGCTGGGGAACAGCCCCTTCGAGGTTGCCGTCATGGCAGCCTCCGCCACGATGAGGATGCGCGCGGCCTTCGCCGCCATCTCGTTACCCTTGCCGATCTGCTGTGCCAGGCCGGAGGCGAGGCCCAGCATCAGTTCGGCTCCCGATACGAGATTGCCCTGGCGCTGCTCGAACCAGTCGAGATCGTGATGGCCGCGCAGCACATGGCTGATTTCATGCGCCAGCAGGGCTGCCAGTTCGTCTTCGCTGTCGGCCTGCAGGATGGAGGCCATCGGGATGGCGATGGTGCCGTCCGGCAGTGCCTTGGCCTCGCCATAGCGCTCGCTGGCCGTGACATAGATCATGATCGGCGCGCCGCGAATCGGTGAATGCTCCAGCAGCCGCCGCGCAATCCCGGCGAGATAGGCGTCCAGCACGGGCAGGGCGACGATGCCGCGTTCGTCCATCCGCAGCATGGTCATGCCGGAAATCTGCTCGAATTCCGGCTGGCTCACATCCTTCGCTTCGACCTTCTGTTCGGTACTGCCGGAAGCGTCACCGCCGCCACCGAAACTGAATGTGGCGGAGGAGGTCGAGGATTTTTCGGCGGCTTCCTGCATGGCCGCTTCCAGCGGCGGCTTCCACGCGCCCGGCGTCAGCGTATCGATGAATCGCCCGTCAAACTCGTCCTTGGTGTCCGTGCCGGGCAAGATGCGGTCGAGGAAAGCGTGCGCGGGGGCGGCTGGCCAGACAATGCTGGCCAGGAGAAGCGCGACAAGAGCAAGTCTGGCGGGGCGGGGGAATATCATCGCTGGCTCCTAGGGCTTGCACTTTTCCAGATTGCCACGCGTCGAGGCGTAGCTCGTCACCTGATCGCGGCAACGCACCTCGACGGTGATCTTCTCGTCGGTCTCTACCTGGTGTGGCGCCAGCCAGTAGTGCTTGCCGCCAATCTCCACCTTCAGCCGGTTGTTCGGCGCGACTTCCAGAATGGCGATCGGTGTCTCTACCGTTTCGCCAGGCAGGGAGTCCACCCGTGGCCCGTCGGCGGCGCTATAGAGGTTCAGCTTCTTCGATTTTATGGCCATGACCTGACCCGGTTCTGCCAGCGTCGGCGTGGCGAAATGCAGGGCAAGGGACAAGGCGACGAAAGCGGCCACAGCCAAGAGGGGGCGGGGTGAGAATTTCATCTTTTCCTCCTATGCAGGAAGCCGGGAGCTGCCCCTGCGCGCCAGATAGCGCAACAGGACGAGACCGCCCATGGCGGCAAGGCTTTTCGGCAGGTGAATGATGGTACGAGCCGCCGAGGCGGTGAAAATACCCCACAAATTGATGGGGGCGAGCTTCAGCTGCTCGAAGGCGAACAGCGCGATGCCGATCTTCGCCGCCCAGATCGCGGTCAGCCCGGCAAGGATCGCCAGGACGACAAAGATCAGCCATCCGCCGGTGCGAACCAGAATGTGCCAGGCCCCCGCACCGGCCGGAAAGGAGAGGTGCGTTGCGTCCAGTGTCCGGAGGAAGATCGATGTCAGGATCTGGACGATGATCAGTGCGGCGATGTTCGTCGCGAGGCTGGATGTCACCGGCCCGAACAGGGTGCCGCTGTCGTGGCGGACATAGCGGCTGCCGCCATTGCCATCGCCATAGACCAGCAGATTGTCCAGCGCCATGGCGTGCCAGAAGACACCGGGCAGGGGCTGGTGCGCCGGCAGGGCAACCAGATCGTCGGCCATCGCGAAGCTGCTGCCGATCAGGATGTATTTGTTCTCGAGATGCCGTTCCAGCACATCGCCGCCCTGTTTGTGCAGATCGCCGGCTGCCAGGGTCACATGCGGCGGACAGATCTGCCGGTACGGAGAACCGCCATTCTCTGCCCTGGGCGCGATGCCGGCGAAATCGAGACCGGCCATCCCCAGAAAGGCACCGGCAATGCGCAAGGGCCGGCTTTCCGGCAGATCGCGGCAGGCAAAGATGCCCGCCCCCTGCGTGCTGCCGCCACGCGGCGGCCAGACGATGGACATACGCTGGTTCGGATCGTCATTGGCGATGCAGGTGCCGGCTGCCACACCGCCCCGGAACAGGGCGCAGGCGGCGGACAGGCGCCCGTTCCGGGAATCGTGCAGCGGGTAATAGGCCGGATTGTAGGTGACGCTGACCTCGCCCGCTGAAGGTCCCGGCAGGTCGAAGATAACGGTCTTGTCCTGGCCTTCGGCTTTCTCCCCGCCGGACAGGAAGATCGGAACCGGCGTGTCGTGGTAGCTGTCATAGTCGGCCAGCACGGCTTGCAGCCGGTCATATCCCGGCGCATTCCGCCGGCTCAGGAAACCAACATCGATGAACACCGCCTTTGGCTGGAAATCCAGGATCACTTCCAGCATGCGGGCATAGACGGAGTAGGGCGGCGGCCAGATGCCCATCTCCGGCGATTCCTCGGCAAAGGCGGCAAGATCGTCATCGGTCATCAGAATGACCGTGATGTTGTCGCGCTGCGTGTCCGGATAGTCAGGCCGGATGATCTGGTAGAAGAAGGCATCCGACTCCAGCTGGGTCTTCTCCGTCAGATCGAACGGGTCGAGCAGGGCAACCAGCAGCGTCAGCAGGATCGCGGGCAGGGCCGTCAGTCCGGCCAGATCGGCCCAGCGGATGACCGGGGTGCCATAAGGGTACCAGCGCAGGGTGAAGACCGGGCGTGTGAAGGCCCGCTTCAGCCGCCGCCTTGCCCGCAGGGAACCGCGCAGGAGGCGTGCCCTTTGCGCTGGCCGTTCAGCGGTTTCGGGCGAAATGCCGCTATCCGAGGTTTCGCCCTGGACCACCGTCATGCTCCGTGCGGTAAGGCTGCGCGTGGCATCGCACCCGCACATCCGGGAAGATTAACCCATCTTGGGTTGTGGAATAATGAAAAATGCGCGCGATGGACGGGTTTGTGCGTACCGCTATTCGACAAGCGCGAAGAAGGCGCCGAAGGGCGGCAGCGCGATCCGGTCATCCTGGATTTCGCCGGCGTCCAGACCATGATTGTTCAGCTCTTCGCGCACCTGGTATGGCAGCGCCACGCTGCGCGGCGTGTCTTCCAGATTGAAGGCGGCGAGCAGCTTCTCCTCACCCAGGGTCCGGGTAAAGGCGACGAGATTGGATTCCGCCGTGAGGAAGTCGATACCGCCCAGAATCAGCGTCTCCTGGCCGTGCCGCCAGCGCAGGAACTTGCGGGTGAAGCTCAGCACCGAATTCGGATCAGCCTCCTGCGCGCCAACGCTGCGGCGCAGATGTTCGTTCGGGACCGGCAGCCAGCCATCGACGGTGGAAAACCCGGCATGGCGGTCATTGTCGTCCCACGGCATCGGCGTGCGGCAACCATCGCGCCCCGGGAAATCCGGGAAAAAATTCAGCCCGTACGGATCCTTGATCTGCTCATAGGGCACGTCGGCTTCCGGCAGGCCCAGCTCTTCGCCCTGATAGAGGAAGATGCTGCCGCGCAGGCAGGTCAGCAGCGCGATCAGCAGCTTGCAATAGGCATCCGGCGCATCGCGCCCGCCCCAGCGGGTGGCGACGCGCGACACGTCATGATTGCTGAAGGCCCAGCTCGGCCAGCCATGGCGGCGGCTGTCATGGAACGGAAAGAAGGTTTCCGGCAGCAGCTGGGTGTCCAGCGTTTCGCCCAGCAAAGCGAAGGAATAGGCCGTGTGCAGCGGGCCTCCCAGGCCGGCATATTCCTGCATGACCTTCAGGCTGTCGTCGGCGGCGATCTCGGCGATCAGGACGATATCGCCATACTCCTGTGCGACATTCCGCAGATACCGCAGGAAATCGAGGCTTTCCGGCTGCGTCTTGTCGTAGATATGGAGCTGGCGGTTATAGGGATTGTTGGGCTTCACGCCATCGGTCGGCGGGGCTTCCGGCGGGCGCGGCGGGTTGGAGCGCAGCAGCGGATCGTGCATCAGGAAATTGCAGGCATCGAGACGGAAACCATCGACGCCACGCTCCAGCCAGAAACGGCATTCGGTGATCAACGCTTCCTGCACCTCGTTATTGTGCAGGTTCAGGTCCGGCTGCTCCGGCAGGAAATTATGCAGGTAATATTGTTCGCGGCGCGGTTCCCAGGTCCAGGCCGGGCCGCCGAACATCGACAGCCAGTTGTTCGGCGCCGTGCCGTCGGGCCGTGGGTCGGCCCAGACATACCAGTCTTGCTTGGGATTGGCGCGCGTGCGGCGGGATTCCTGGAACCAGCGGTGCCGGATCGAGGTGTGGCTCAGCACCATGTCGATGATGACTTTCAGCCCATGCCGGTGCGCGGCGGCCAGCAGCAGGTCGAAATCCTTCAGCGTGCCAAAGATCGGATCGACTTCCCGGTAATCCTCGATGTCATAGCCGAAATCGACCATCGGCGAGCGATAGAAGGGCGATATCCAGATCGCATCGACACCAAGCTGCGCGACATAGGGAATCCGCCGCAGGATGCCGGGCAGATCGCCAATGCCATCGGCGTTGCTGTCCTGAAAGCTGCGCGGATAAATTTGATAAATAACCGCGCCGCGCCACCAATCGCTCATCAATACCTCAAGAAAAATATTGGTTTATGTGTGTGGATTAATTGGTTTATTGTTCAGTAAATACCGCTCTCATATTAATTGTTATTTCATTTTTTGGACTTTTCCATTCTAAAAAAACCTCCATGAATTTCTCGTCGGCGGGGGTGATGCCACAGGGGGTGGAATTTAATGGGGTATCCACTATAATCGGAGGGATCATCCTATCCAATTTCGACTTTCAACGATGCGCGACAAAGGAGAGCGGACGTGACCGCCAACGGTTCAGCCATGGATACACGAGCCATGGATACACGAGACGGTGGGGCCGACAACAGGCTTATGGCGGAGTCTCCCTTCGATAAGGTCGCCGTGATCGGTGCCGGCGCCTGGGGTACGGCCCTGGCGATGACCGCGCATCGTGCCGGCCGGCGCGTATCGCTATGGGCGCGCGAGGCGGAGATTGTCGAGGCGGTCGCCAGGGATCGCCGCAATCCGTTCCTGCCGGATTATCCCTTGTCGCCGGAAATCGCCGTGTCCGGCGATATGGCGGCGGTTGTGGCCGATGCCGGGCTGGTCATCCTGGTGGTGCCGTCGCAGTTTTTGCGGCCGATGACACGTGCGGTCGAGGCGGCGTTGGCGCCCGGCGTGCCGGTGGTGATCTGCGCCAAGGGCATCGAGACCGACAGCGGCAAGCTGATGTCCCAGATCGTGGCGGAGGAGATGCCGGGCAGGCCGCAGGCCGTGCTGTCCGGCCCCAGTTTCGCTGCGGAGGTGGCGGAAGGCCAGCCGACTGCCGTGACCATCGCCTCGGAGGATGCGGTTGGCGGTGCGGTGGAGGCGACAGCAAGCCTTGCCGCGAAAATCTGCCTGGCGCTTGGCAGCGATAATTTTCGCCCCTACATCTCTGACGATCCGGTCGGTGTCGAAGTTGGCGGCGCGGTGAAGAACGTACTGGCCATCGCCTGCGGCATCGCCGACGGGCTGGGGCTGGGCTCCAACCCGCGCGCGGCGCTCATCACCCGGGGGCTGGCCGAACTGAAGCGGCTGGCCGAGGCGCTGGGCGGCCGCCGCGAGACGGTGACCGGTCTGGCTGGTATCGGCGACCTGACGCTGACTTGTTCCAGCACGCAGTCGCGCAATTTTTCCTTCGGCCGTGCGCTCGGCCAGGGGCAGACGCCGCAACAGGCGCTGGCCGGCAAGAAATCCGTCGCGGAAGGTGCTGTGAACGCGCGCTCCGTCACCCAGCTCGCCCGCCGGCTTGGCGTCGAGATGCCGATCTGCGAGGCGGTGAACGCCATCCTGCATGACGGGCTGTCGATTCAGGATGCG is a window encoding:
- a CDS encoding CHASE2 domain-containing protein, whose protein sequence is MTVVQGETSDSGISPETAERPAQRARLLRGSLRARRRLKRAFTRPVFTLRWYPYGTPVIRWADLAGLTALPAILLTLLVALLDPFDLTEKTQLESDAFFYQIIRPDYPDTQRDNITVILMTDDDLAAFAEESPEMGIWPPPYSVYARMLEVILDFQPKAVFIDVGFLSRRNAPGYDRLQAVLADYDSYHDTPVPIFLSGGEKAEGQDKTVIFDLPGPSAGEVSVTYNPAYYPLHDSRNGRLSAACALFRGGVAAGTCIANDDPNQRMSIVWPPRGGSTQGAGIFACRDLPESRPLRIAGAFLGMAGLDFAGIAPRAENGGSPYRQICPPHVTLAAGDLHKQGGDVLERHLENKYILIGSSFAMADDLVALPAHQPLPGVFWHAMALDNLLVYGDGNGGSRYVRHDSGTLFGPVTSSLATNIAALIIVQILTSIFLRTLDATHLSFPAGAGAWHILVRTGGWLIFVVLAILAGLTAIWAAKIGIALFAFEQLKLAPINLWGIFTASAARTIIHLPKSLAAMGGLVLLRYLARRGSSRLPA
- a CDS encoding NAD(P)H-dependent glycerol-3-phosphate dehydrogenase translates to MAESPFDKVAVIGAGAWGTALAMTAHRAGRRVSLWAREAEIVEAVARDRRNPFLPDYPLSPEIAVSGDMAAVVADAGLVILVVPSQFLRPMTRAVEAALAPGVPVVICAKGIETDSGKLMSQIVAEEMPGRPQAVLSGPSFAAEVAEGQPTAVTIASEDAVGGAVEATASLAAKICLALGSDNFRPYISDDPVGVEVGGAVKNVLAIACGIADGLGLGSNPRAALITRGLAELKRLAEALGGRRETVTGLAGIGDLTLTCSSTQSRNFSFGRALGQGQTPQQALAGKKSVAEGAVNARSVTQLARRLGVEMPICEAVNAILHDGLSIQDAVQALLTRPIKAESRELEPHVTLPHPSAATEPQPNDMV
- a CDS encoding alpha-glucosidase, with amino-acid sequence MSDWWRGAVIYQIYPRSFQDSNADGIGDLPGILRRIPYVAQLGVDAIWISPFYRSPMVDFGYDIEDYREVDPIFGTLKDFDLLLAAAHRHGLKVIIDMVLSHTSIRHRWFQESRRTRANPKQDWYVWADPRPDGTAPNNWLSMFGGPAWTWEPRREQYYLHNFLPEQPDLNLHNNEVQEALITECRFWLERGVDGFRLDACNFLMHDPLLRSNPPRPPEAPPTDGVKPNNPYNRQLHIYDKTQPESLDFLRYLRNVAQEYGDIVLIAEIAADDSLKVMQEYAGLGGPLHTAYSFALLGETLDTQLLPETFFPFHDSRRHGWPSWAFSNHDVSRVATRWGGRDAPDAYCKLLIALLTCLRGSIFLYQGEELGLPEADVPYEQIKDPYGLNFFPDFPGRDGCRTPMPWDDNDRHAGFSTVDGWLPVPNEHLRRSVGAQEADPNSVLSFTRKFLRWRHGQETLILGGIDFLTAESNLVAFTRTLGEEKLLAAFNLEDTPRSVALPYQVREELNNHGLDAGEIQDDRIALPPFGAFFALVE
- the hpxZ gene encoding oxalurate catabolism protein HpxZ; the encoded protein is MTDMTPNIPEVLAEVTALFERYEKALAEKDVDVLDDTFWNSPLTIRYAMHENGYGFDEIHSHRVRRPKGPGIKEKRLRLEIMTLGRDFATTNLEFKIRDKDLIGRQSQTWVRFPDVGWKVVAAHVSTMDKAPLW
- a CDS encoding amidase; translation: MKQEVNAFVPGTSVRIAGKPGGPLSDLSFAAKDLFDVAGHPTGGGNHDWAKYYRIPTSHAWTVQALLDAGATLIGKTITDEISLGIFGESAYDGTPLNSAAPDRVPGGSSSGSAAAVAAGLCDTALGTDTGGSVRVPSSFCGLYGIRPTHGRVSVEGLMPQAPSSDTAGWFARDAAVFARVSAVMLQEAIPEALPTKLLIATDAFGFADAGVAEALHPMVERLAALLGNSDEVLMAPPGLSVWGRAQRVLQPYEAWQTFQPWLDAVNPRLAFTVARGLIAGSQVTQEERSWASLMRQEVRGRLRHLLPAGTILCLPTTPFPAPLRGRSVSEQQADRDRILCLCGHGGLAGMPQVNLPGSTVGGLPIGLSILGGTGTDATLVAVAKAMENNQ
- a CDS encoding M48 family metallopeptidase; this encodes MIFPRPARLALVALLLASIVWPAAPAHAFLDRILPGTDTKDEFDGRFIDTLTPGAWKPPLEAAMQEAAEKSSTSSATFSFGGGGDASGSTEQKVEAKDVSQPEFEQISGMTMLRMDERGIVALPVLDAYLAGIARRLLEHSPIRGAPIMIYVTASERYGEAKALPDGTIAIPMASILQADSEDELAALLAHEISHVLRGHHDLDWFEQRQGNLVSGAELMLGLASGLAQQIGKGNEMAAKAARILIVAEAAMTATSKGLFPSWTREHEDEADLLGLDLLIAAGYNYDGMFALMQKMEEAELVEASKPDPYQEVRKALEEEIQLQTSQGNIGGALGNVLQAATLEFSTALDRASADHRSATDRLESIRDYFDREYADEIPPAMTSLPLEQVRKSKEFMEFAEAYRDASTALDLAEKGDLSAAEKAARSAVSGPYNNHAWTRYAFYKVRLEQGHRDRAMQNLELALNDPYVPLSVYKDLEQLNRKAGSMDSAARVLANAWEEFQRPAALYPPLIHHHLRKGEKARAQELAIECAFKNREVAKICRTAAEGRDPDMARTQNWLQALR